A window of Microcystis aeruginosa FD4 contains these coding sequences:
- the nusA gene encoding transcription termination factor NusA codes for MATVNLPGLKMMLEEISQRHNLPKNAVQEALREALIKGYERYRRAQSLEKAAQFHEDYFNNFDVELDVEEEGFRILSTKTIVEEVTNPDHHIGLKEVQEVADEAQLGDEVVLDVTPDQREFGRMAAIQTKQVLLQKLRDNQRKLIQEEFQELEGTVLQARVVRFERQAAIVMVQSTYGQPEVEAELPKREQLPNDNYRANATFKVLLKKVLEGSHRGPQLIVSRAAAGLVVYLFANEVPEIEEEIVRIVAVAREANPPSRHVGSRTKIAVDTLERDVDPVGACIGARGSRIQAVVNELRGEKIDVIRWSPDPATYIANALSPARIDQVLFTNAEEKQALVLVAQDQLSLAIGKEGQNVRLAARLTGWKIDIKDIALYKGEQEVKNDETDPEAQDLDQE; via the coding sequence ATGGCTACTGTTAATTTGCCTGGTTTAAAAATGATGCTCGAAGAAATTAGCCAACGACATAATCTGCCCAAAAATGCCGTACAAGAAGCCTTGCGCGAAGCACTTATCAAGGGTTACGAACGTTATCGACGCGCCCAAAGTTTAGAAAAAGCCGCTCAATTTCATGAAGATTATTTCAATAACTTTGATGTGGAATTAGACGTAGAAGAAGAAGGCTTTCGCATCCTTTCTACTAAAACTATTGTGGAAGAAGTGACCAATCCCGACCATCACATCGGTCTCAAAGAAGTGCAAGAAGTGGCCGATGAGGCCCAATTAGGGGATGAAGTAGTTCTTGATGTCACCCCCGACCAAAGAGAATTTGGTCGCATGGCGGCGATTCAAACTAAACAGGTTTTACTGCAAAAACTGCGGGATAACCAACGTAAATTGATTCAAGAGGAGTTCCAAGAGTTGGAAGGAACCGTTTTACAGGCCCGGGTCGTCCGTTTTGAAAGACAGGCGGCTATTGTCATGGTACAAAGTACCTACGGTCAACCGGAAGTGGAAGCGGAACTACCCAAACGGGAACAGCTGCCCAACGATAACTATCGCGCCAACGCCACCTTTAAAGTTCTGCTCAAAAAAGTCCTAGAAGGTTCTCACCGCGGCCCGCAATTAATCGTTTCCAGAGCGGCGGCGGGTTTGGTAGTATATCTGTTCGCCAACGAAGTTCCCGAAATCGAGGAGGAAATCGTGCGTATTGTTGCCGTCGCCCGGGAAGCCAATCCCCCCTCCCGTCACGTTGGTTCGCGGACAAAAATCGCCGTCGATACCTTAGAGAGAGACGTGGATCCAGTTGGTGCTTGTATTGGGGCCAGAGGTTCGCGGATTCAAGCTGTGGTTAATGAATTGCGGGGCGAAAAAATCGACGTGATTCGTTGGTCTCCAGATCCCGCCACCTACATTGCCAATGCCCTTAGTCCCGCCCGTATCGACCAAGTTTTGTTCACTAATGCCGAAGAAAAACAAGCACTGGTACTGGTGGCACAGGATCAATTAAGTTTAGCGATTGGCAAAGAAGGGCAGAACGTGCGTCTAGCCGCCCGTCTGACGGGCTGGAAAATCGATATTAAGGATATAGCCCTGTATAAAGGCGAACAAGAGGTAAAAAACGATGAAACCGACCCAGAAGCGCAGGATTTAGACCAAGAATGA
- a CDS encoding YlxR family protein: MNPFVNYRRCISCRLFAPKESFWRIVRLHPSGQIQLDQGMGRAAYICPQPNCLQLARQKNRLGRALKANIPETLYESLQERLGTAKQGRPNQD; the protein is encoded by the coding sequence ATGAACCCCTTCGTCAATTATCGACGCTGTATTAGCTGCCGTCTCTTCGCCCCGAAAGAATCCTTTTGGCGAATTGTCCGACTACACCCGTCCGGACAGATACAATTAGATCAAGGCATGGGAAGGGCTGCCTATATCTGTCCGCAACCTAATTGCCTGCAACTGGCCCGGCAAAAAAATCGTCTCGGACGGGCCCTAAAAGCCAATATTCCCGAAACGCTCTATGAATCCTTGCAGGAGCGCCTCGGGACTGCCAAGCAAGGTCGTCCAAATCAGGATTAA
- the infB gene encoding translation initiation factor IF-2: MSNTKVRIYDLSKELNLDNKDILDICDQLNIEYKSHSSTISEEDAQRIKAIAAKGVTSSTSKNSTGQRESASPAEEKKQKILALHKHNRPETGEEGPSHLGQAGSSAKPTLISPPRPPVKPLVAPPGRDGVAEKTPPTAAEMPSQSASVKETPTETPLVPEVSPTLIAPPNRPSLTPKPRPETASGRPEPRPKNAPGSNDRPRGEKRERGESENAPSPERRVGLAKPEKPTLNRKPDGKSPKLAEPAREVRETVELKRPVRPGLPAKISATGGEETDTTKKSGVDGTEIDTDTGLLGADGPKKLKRPTMPPRMAKKSTWEEEEEEEKKAAKTAKTAGKNKRRTQALFEDDDDLESELSGLINTPSFTLSTARPPKPPTAKAATPSTPTAVKVKRPSKPGVHGGGPKSERQEPQEEKRPESIVVTGSLTVRDLSELMKVPETEIIRTLFFKGMAVNITQTLDVDTIEMIARDFEIAVETPSTQSAAIKTTEMIDVSDWESLQRRPPVVTIMGHVDHGKTTLLDSIRKTKVAQGEAGGITQHIGAYHVDVEHNGKPEQIVFLDTPGHEAFTAMRARGARVTDIAVLVVAADDGVQPQTKEAISHARAAEVPIVVAINKVDKPSANPDRIKQELTEQGLVAEDWGGETIMVPVSALRGENLDNLLEMILLVAEVEELVANPDRLAKGTVIEANLDRTRGPVATLLVQNGTLRVGDSIVAGSVFGKIRAMIDDRGQKVEAATPSFAVEILGLSDVPAAGDEFDVYESEKEARSIADQRAIERRNTRLQQALSSRRVSLSTLSIQAQEGQLKELNLILKADVQGSVEAILGALKQLPQNEVQIRVLLASPGEITETDVDLAAASGAVVVGFNTTLASGARASADREGVDIRDYNIIYKLLDDIQGAMEGLLDPEEVEEHLGFAEVRAVFTVGRGAVAGCYVQSGKLVRNRFLRVRRGKEIVYQGVLDSLKRMKEDAREVATGFECGVGVSKFNDWKEGDIIEAYEMVMKRRTLSS, from the coding sequence ATGAGTAACACGAAAGTCAGAATTTACGATTTATCAAAAGAATTGAATCTAGACAACAAAGACATTTTGGATATCTGTGACCAGTTGAACATCGAGTACAAGAGCCACAGTAGCACGATCAGCGAAGAGGATGCCCAACGCATCAAAGCAATCGCTGCGAAGGGAGTTACCTCGAGTACCAGTAAAAATAGCACGGGTCAGCGAGAATCGGCTAGTCCTGCTGAAGAAAAAAAACAAAAGATTTTAGCCCTGCATAAACATAACCGCCCCGAAACTGGCGAAGAAGGGCCAAGCCATCTCGGTCAGGCTGGTTCCTCGGCCAAACCGACTTTAATCAGTCCCCCCCGTCCCCCGGTTAAACCCCTCGTTGCTCCCCCAGGGCGCGATGGTGTAGCCGAAAAAACTCCCCCCACCGCTGCAGAGATGCCATCTCAGTCCGCCAGTGTTAAAGAAACCCCGACCGAAACCCCGCTAGTGCCAGAAGTATCCCCCACCTTAATCGCCCCACCTAATCGACCCTCCCTCACCCCGAAACCGCGCCCTGAAACCGCCTCGGGCCGGCCAGAACCCCGACCTAAAAATGCCCCCGGCAGTAACGACAGGCCCCGGGGAGAAAAACGCGAGCGTGGCGAGAGCGAAAACGCTCCTAGTCCTGAGCGCAGGGTTGGCTTGGCTAAACCAGAAAAACCGACCCTCAACCGCAAACCCGACGGAAAAAGCCCGAAACTGGCGGAACCAGCTAGAGAAGTGCGGGAGACGGTGGAATTGAAGCGCCCAGTTCGCCCCGGTTTACCCGCTAAAATCTCGGCCACCGGCGGGGAAGAAACCGATACCACCAAAAAATCTGGTGTTGATGGCACAGAAATCGATACAGATACCGGATTGCTCGGAGCAGACGGGCCCAAAAAACTCAAACGACCGACCATGCCCCCTCGCATGGCCAAAAAATCTACCTGGGAAGAAGAAGAAGAAGAAGAAAAAAAAGCAGCCAAAACCGCCAAAACTGCTGGCAAAAACAAACGCCGTACCCAAGCTCTCTTTGAAGATGACGATGATCTAGAATCGGAACTATCTGGGTTGATCAATACCCCCAGTTTTACTCTCTCCACCGCTCGTCCCCCCAAACCGCCCACCGCTAAAGCCGCCACCCCTAGCACTCCAACAGCAGTCAAAGTTAAGCGGCCCAGTAAACCTGGTGTCCACGGCGGCGGACCGAAAAGCGAGCGCCAAGAACCCCAAGAGGAAAAACGCCCAGAAAGCATCGTCGTCACCGGCAGTCTCACCGTGCGTGACCTCTCGGAATTGATGAAAGTCCCCGAAACCGAGATCATCAGAACCCTATTTTTTAAAGGGATGGCGGTTAATATCACCCAAACTCTCGACGTGGACACGATCGAAATGATCGCCAGGGACTTCGAGATCGCCGTGGAAACCCCCAGCACCCAGTCGGCGGCAATCAAAACCACGGAAATGATCGATGTCTCCGACTGGGAAAGTCTCCAGCGTCGTCCCCCCGTAGTCACCATTATGGGTCACGTTGACCACGGTAAAACCACCCTCCTCGACTCGATCCGCAAAACCAAAGTCGCCCAGGGGGAAGCTGGCGGCATCACCCAGCACATCGGTGCTTACCACGTCGATGTGGAACATAACGGCAAACCGGAACAGATTGTCTTTTTGGATACCCCTGGCCACGAAGCTTTTACCGCTATGCGCGCCCGTGGGGCGAGAGTCACCGATATAGCGGTGCTGGTGGTGGCCGCCGATGATGGCGTGCAACCCCAAACGAAAGAGGCAATTAGTCACGCCAGGGCTGCCGAAGTCCCGATCGTGGTGGCGATTAACAAAGTCGATAAACCCTCGGCTAACCCCGACCGAATTAAACAGGAATTGACCGAACAGGGACTGGTGGCCGAAGATTGGGGCGGTGAGACGATTATGGTTCCCGTTAGCGCCCTGCGGGGGGAAAATCTCGATAATCTGCTGGAAATGATCCTCTTGGTGGCAGAAGTGGAGGAATTGGTCGCTAACCCCGATCGCTTGGCTAAGGGAACCGTGATCGAGGCTAACCTCGATCGCACCAGAGGACCCGTGGCCACCCTGCTCGTCCAGAATGGCACTCTCCGCGTCGGTGATAGCATCGTCGCCGGTTCCGTTTTCGGCAAAATTCGGGCGATGATCGATGATCGCGGTCAAAAAGTCGAAGCGGCCACCCCCTCCTTCGCCGTGGAAATCCTCGGTCTTAGTGATGTTCCAGCCGCCGGCGATGAATTCGATGTCTATGAAAGTGAAAAAGAAGCCCGATCAATTGCCGATCAACGGGCGATCGAACGACGCAACACCCGTTTACAACAGGCCCTCTCCTCCCGTCGCGTTAGCCTTAGCACCCTCTCTATCCAAGCTCAAGAAGGACAACTCAAGGAACTTAATCTCATCCTCAAGGCAGATGTGCAAGGTTCCGTCGAGGCCATCCTCGGTGCGCTCAAACAGTTACCCCAAAACGAAGTGCAGATTCGCGTTCTCCTCGCCTCTCCGGGAGAAATCACCGAAACCGATGTGGATCTGGCCGCCGCTAGTGGTGCGGTAGTGGTGGGCTTTAATACCACCCTTGCCAGTGGTGCGCGCGCGTCCGCCGATCGGGAAGGGGTCGATATCCGCGATTACAATATCATCTACAAGCTTCTCGATGATATTCAAGGGGCGATGGAAGGTCTTCTCGACCCCGAAGAAGTGGAAGAACACCTCGGTTTTGCTGAAGTGCGGGCCGTCTTCACCGTCGGTCGGGGAGCCGTGGCGGGCTGTTATGTCCAATCTGGTAAACTGGTGCGGAATCGCTTCCTGCGCGTGCGTCGCGGCAAGGAAATTGTTTATCAGGGAGTTCTCGATTCCCTCAAACGGATGAAGGAAGATGCCCGGGAAGTGGCGACCGGTTTCGAGTGCGGTGTCGGTGTTTCTAAATTCAATGACTGGAAAGAAGGCGACATTATCGAAGCCTACGAAATGGTCATGAAACGTCGCACTTTATCCAGTTAA
- a CDS encoding low-complexity tail membrane protein translates to MKSEPFLWIHLAGLAALPIFLQIACIGLAVGDPLPFLWLEWLFLGAIAIIPVFWMQWTKPFDIFSLLLVALKPSQLTPEQLKILSLFKRPRHRLLTLLGVVLLILIAWPIYNFAPLAAAVAAYLPQWRLLGLVIAAIALLLSHLFLQVPLSVLGVLATKESDWTATEALVIERIPDLFTIFGLKVNKII, encoded by the coding sequence ATGAAATCAGAACCTTTTTTGTGGATTCATCTGGCAGGGTTAGCGGCTTTGCCAATCTTTTTACAAATCGCTTGCATTGGTTTAGCTGTGGGCGATCCCTTGCCTTTTCTTTGGCTAGAATGGTTATTTCTGGGAGCGATCGCTATTATTCCCGTTTTTTGGATGCAGTGGACAAAACCTTTTGATATTTTTAGTCTTTTGTTGGTTGCTCTCAAACCTAGTCAACTCACCCCCGAACAGTTAAAAATTCTCTCTCTTTTTAAACGTCCTCGCCATCGTCTTCTTACTCTTTTGGGAGTCGTCCTCCTAATTCTCATCGCTTGGCCAATCTATAATTTTGCCCCTCTAGCGGCTGCCGTGGCCGCCTATCTCCCCCAATGGCGGCTTTTAGGTTTAGTCATCGCTGCGATCGCTCTCCTCTTAAGTCACCTGTTTTTACAGGTTCCTCTGAGTGTTCTGGGGGTTTTAGCCACGAAGGAAAGTGACTGGACAGCCACCGAAGCTTTAGTTATTGAGCGCATTCCTGATTTATTTACCATTTTTGGTCTAAAAGTTAATAAAATTATCTAG
- a CDS encoding Uma2 family endonuclease: protein MTIAQSLPLVESHVNPEIIFPEGEFWSDEPPLESNLHLQQIILLIQCLEWWWREREDYFAAGNLTIYYSPHQKKSEFFRGPDFFVVLGTNPNPNRRSWVIWREEGKYPNLIIEILSDSTAKVDREEKKQIYQDIFRTPDYFWFDPESLEFEGFTLISGQYQPIAPNAQGWLWSQQLGLYLGLSANKLRYFTPEGELVPTPAEAAQQAENRAVEAENQVQQERQKAAKLAAKLRELGINPQENC, encoded by the coding sequence ATGACTATCGCTCAAAGCTTACCCCTAGTCGAGTCTCATGTCAACCCTGAGATAATCTTCCCAGAAGGCGAATTTTGGAGTGATGAACCACCCTTGGAAAGCAACCTACATCTACAACAAATTATTTTATTAATTCAGTGTTTAGAATGGTGGTGGCGCGAGCGAGAAGATTATTTTGCCGCCGGCAATTTAACCATTTATTACAGTCCCCACCAGAAAAAGTCAGAATTCTTCCGTGGTCCCGATTTTTTCGTCGTTTTGGGGACAAATCCCAATCCTAACCGCAGAAGTTGGGTAATTTGGCGAGAAGAGGGCAAATATCCCAATTTAATTATCGAAATTCTCTCCGATAGTACCGCCAAAGTTGACCGAGAGGAGAAAAAACAAATTTATCAAGATATATTTCGCACTCCCGATTATTTTTGGTTTGACCCAGAAAGCTTAGAATTTGAAGGATTTACCCTAATTAGCGGTCAATATCAACCGATTGCCCCCAATGCCCAGGGATGGCTCTGGAGTCAACAATTAGGCTTATATTTGGGTTTATCTGCCAATAAATTGCGCTATTTTACCCCCGAAGGGGAATTAGTACCCACTCCCGCAGAAGCGGCACAACAGGCAGAAAATCGGGCTGTAGAAGCAGAAAATCAAGTCCAACAGGAAAGACAGAAAGCCGCAAAATTAGCGGCTAAACTGCGGGAATTGGGCATAAATCCCCAAGAAAATTGCTAA
- a CDS encoding DNA methyltransferase, giving the protein MQLELFDSNNLEEFNRGTPRLVSFRDLVPEITSTSYLTHGIYYYPAKFIPQVVRFCLDNYTKKDDWIIDPFAGSGTVGLEAKLCQRNAVLTDLNYLLNHIIPIKITEHQEPLSYSELDKKILEVFANEDKFIPQWSNLNYWYPEEILAVLQQLWAGQKSLEPDLYSQIIQAVLVKVSKQFSYAEHTKPKLFQSKYKKSDIQELLQRDWQEELKRTIKEMSFETLTSVNQYIAVTWHNYNQVLFYGGVDSATFEIDQNLELDCLISSPPYLQAQEYIRTAKLDLYWLGYTEKEVQKISKLEIPYRQATRLIETETLNQVRASLEKENLHKILDSYFCHTINALENATIKLKQAGKACIFVGNPKVDGVEVETWRILREYFQENGFIFNTVFEDRIKTRQLFKSRKNKNPDGMKSEYLLILEKR; this is encoded by the coding sequence ATGCAGCTAGAACTTTTCGATTCTAATAATTTAGAAGAATTTAATCGGGGAACCCCGCGATTAGTTTCCTTTCGAGATTTAGTACCAGAAATCACCAGCACCAGTTATCTAACCCACGGCATCTATTATTATCCTGCCAAATTTATTCCCCAAGTAGTTAGATTTTGTCTTGATAACTACACTAAAAAGGATGATTGGATTATCGATCCTTTTGCCGGTTCTGGTACGGTGGGGTTAGAGGCTAAACTTTGTCAAAGAAATGCAGTTTTAACTGACCTGAATTATCTTTTAAACCATATTATACCGATTAAGATTACAGAACACCAAGAACCATTGAGTTACTCGGAGTTAGATAAAAAAATCTTAGAAGTTTTTGCCAACGAGGATAAATTTATCCCTCAGTGGTCAAATTTAAACTATTGGTATCCAGAGGAAATTTTAGCAGTTTTACAGCAACTTTGGGCAGGGCAAAAAAGTCTAGAACCTGATTTGTATTCCCAGATCATTCAAGCGGTTTTAGTGAAAGTTAGTAAGCAGTTTTCCTATGCAGAACATACCAAACCTAAATTATTTCAATCGAAATACAAAAAATCAGATATACAGGAACTATTACAAAGAGATTGGCAAGAGGAATTAAAACGAACGATTAAAGAGATGAGTTTTGAAACTTTAACCAGCGTTAATCAATATATTGCCGTCACTTGGCATAATTATAATCAAGTGCTTTTTTATGGAGGAGTAGATAGTGCCACTTTTGAGATCGATCAAAATCTAGAGTTAGATTGTTTAATTAGTTCACCTCCCTATCTGCAAGCACAGGAATATATCAGAACAGCAAAACTAGATTTATATTGGTTAGGATATACAGAAAAAGAAGTGCAAAAAATCTCTAAGCTAGAAATTCCCTACCGACAGGCTACCAGATTAATCGAAACCGAAACCTTAAATCAAGTGAGAGCGAGTTTAGAGAAAGAGAATTTACATAAAATACTCGATTCCTACTTTTGTCATACTATCAACGCTTTAGAAAATGCCACCATAAAATTAAAACAAGCTGGGAAAGCTTGCATTTTTGTGGGTAATCCGAAAGTGGATGGAGTGGAAGTAGAAACTTGGCGAATATTAAGAGAATATTTTCAGGAAAATGGCTTTATTTTTAATACCGTCTTTGAGGATAGAATTAAAACCAGACAATTATTCAAATCTCGCAAGAATAAAAATCCTGATGGCATGAAATCCGAATATTTACTAATCTTAGAGAAAAGGTAG
- a CDS encoding dihydroorotase, translating to MNSQSSTIIEQVRVLDPLTQTDRIADVWIEEGVIKAIESQLPPRENSNYISGQNCIFAPGLVDLYSHSGEPGHEDRETLASLIKAATAGGCTRLAILPNTLPPLDHPALISTLQQKSQGFFDSKSTRLHFWASLTLGRQGQKMTELADLIPVAVGFTDNRSLEDLGLLRHLLEYLKPFGKNIALSPVNQQLKGNGVMREGETSIRFGLPGDPAISETTALATILEIVGEINTPVHLMRISTRRGVELIREAKMRGLPITASVTWLHLLLNTGSIASYHPSLHLAPPLGNESDRKALIAAIKEGIIDAIAIDHRPYTYEEKTVSFAEAPPGAIGLELALPLLWEKLVITGQLSALQLWQALSLNPCHCLQQKPASLNPSNRAEAILFHPQASWKVTANNLHSLSHNTFWLNQTITGKVLEMWNF from the coding sequence GTGAATAGCCAATCCTCGACGATCATAGAACAGGTTAGAGTCCTTGACCCCCTGACACAAACCGATCGCATTGCCGATGTCTGGATTGAGGAGGGGGTAATTAAAGCGATCGAATCTCAGCTTCCCCCAAGAGAAAATAGTAACTATATTTCTGGTCAAAACTGTATTTTTGCTCCCGGATTAGTCGATCTCTACAGTCATTCCGGGGAACCCGGCCACGAGGACCGAGAAACCCTTGCATCTCTGATCAAAGCGGCCACGGCCGGAGGCTGCACCCGGTTGGCAATTCTCCCCAATACTCTCCCCCCTCTCGATCACCCCGCACTTATTAGCACATTACAGCAAAAAAGTCAAGGGTTTTTTGACTCAAAATCGACTCGTCTGCATTTTTGGGCCAGTCTCACCCTAGGAAGACAAGGGCAAAAAATGACGGAATTAGCCGATTTAATACCTGTAGCGGTGGGGTTTACCGATAATCGCAGTCTGGAAGATTTGGGACTGTTGCGGCACTTATTGGAATACCTAAAACCCTTCGGTAAAAATATCGCCCTTTCCCCCGTAAATCAGCAATTAAAGGGTAATGGAGTCATGCGCGAGGGAGAAACCTCGATTCGCTTCGGTTTACCTGGAGATCCTGCTATTTCCGAAACCACTGCTTTAGCCACAATTTTAGAAATCGTTGGCGAAATTAATACACCTGTTCACCTAATGCGAATTTCTACCCGTCGAGGAGTGGAATTAATTCGCGAGGCAAAAATGCGGGGATTGCCGATAACCGCTAGTGTGACGTGGTTGCATCTCCTCTTAAATACAGGATCGATCGCCAGCTACCATCCCAGTTTACACCTCGCTCCACCCTTGGGCAACGAAAGCGATCGCAAGGCGTTAATTGCGGCAATTAAGGAGGGAATTATCGATGCAATCGCGATCGATCATCGTCCCTATACCTACGAAGAAAAAACCGTCTCTTTTGCAGAAGCACCCCCCGGCGCGATCGGGTTAGAATTAGCTTTACCGCTACTCTGGGAAAAATTAGTAATAACCGGGCAATTATCAGCTTTACAATTGTGGCAAGCGCTTAGTCTCAATCCCTGTCATTGTTTACAACAAAAACCAGCATCGCTCAACCCCAGTAATCGCGCAGAAGCAATTCTTTTTCATCCCCAAGCAAGCTGGAAAGTAACGGCAAATAATCTTCACTCCCTCAGTCATAATACTTTCTGGTTAAATCAAACAATTACGGGAAAAGTGTTAGAAATGTGGAATTTTTAA
- a CDS encoding hemolysin XhlA family protein, with protein sequence MSVIIEQNLGEILAQINHKLENLQKDVTDIKIELTEAKGERQVLKVEIDNLKQDVNAIKSSQQAQIWTLIGILITAVGGFLVAVGRFVISGNP encoded by the coding sequence ATGTCGGTGATAATTGAACAAAACCTAGGAGAAATTTTAGCTCAAATTAATCACAAATTAGAGAATTTACAAAAAGATGTTACAGACATCAAAATTGAGTTAACAGAAGCTAAGGGGGAAAGACAGGTATTAAAGGTGGAAATCGATAACCTGAAGCAAGATGTTAATGCGATTAAAAGTTCACAACAGGCTCAAATTTGGACATTAATTGGTATTTTAATTACGGCGGTAGGAGGGTTTTTAGTGGCAGTGGGTAGGTTTGTTATTTCGGGTAATCCTTAA